In the genome of Populus trichocarpa isolate Nisqually-1 chromosome 6, P.trichocarpa_v4.1, whole genome shotgun sequence, one region contains:
- the LOC7465987 gene encoding WAT1-related protein At4g30420: MNVIDSYKPVMAMMGVQVLEAGVAIFSEAAISRGLSPEILSVYRQVIAALVIAPMAYFSRRRASSTISLGLKEFVLLYIAALLGPTINSIAFFEGISLSSSTMSSTMSNIVPGLTFVFTAAIGMEKVNIRSLRSNAKIIGTVISVSGAMSMALLKGPKLLNAGIVATKSSSGSSGETWLLGSLILFGNSCCWAIWTIMQVPISARCPDPLLSTAWMCFFGSIQTTAVTIFLKTDPQAWKPHSNLEYACLLYVGIASASIIILQAWCIARRGPLFSAMFSPLSTVIVTTLAAIFQHEMVYTASLLGAIAVIAGLYMVLWGKAEDQREIRQVTNFMPQVDQRSIQQGSIDESSGKNVCKINLEKPLLPDKFSSVDKVDEPE, translated from the exons ATGAATGTGATAGATAGTTACAAGCCTGTGATGGCTATGATGGGAGTACAGGTTCTTGAAGCAGGAGTAGCTATTTTTTCTGAAGCAGCAATTTCACGAGGATTAAGTCCTGAAATCCTGTCAGTCTACAGGCAGGTCATTGCAGCGTTGGTCATAGCACCAATGGCTTATTTCTCGAGAAG GAGAGCGTCCAGTACAATTTCTCTGGGACTAAAGGAATTTGTATTGTTATATATAGCTGCTTTGCTTGG CCCAACAATCAACTCAATTGCCTTCTTTGAAGGCATCTCCttatcttcttcaacaatgtcAAGCACAATGTCTAATATAGTTCCTGGACTCACTTTTGTATTTACAGCAGCTATAGG AATGGAGAAAGTTAATATCCGCAGCTTGAGAAGCAACGCAAAGATAATAGGGACAGTTATCAGTGTTAGTGGAGCCATGTCCATGGCATTGCTCAAAGGGCCAAAACTACTTAACGCAGGAATCGTAGCAACAAAATCTTCCAGTGGCTCTAGTGGTGAGACTTGGTTGCTGGGTTCACTAATCCTTTTTGGAAACAGTTGTTGCTGGGCAATTTGGACCATCATGCAG GTCCCAATATCAGCAAGATGTCCTGATCCTTTACTCTCTACTGCTTGGATGTGTTTCTTTGGATCCATACAAACAACAGCAGTTACCATCTTCTTAAAGACAGATCCACAAGCATGGAAACCACATTCAAATCTTGAGTATGCTTGTTTACTCTACGTA GGGATTGCTTCTGCAAGCATCATTATTCTTCAAGCCTGGTGCATTGCACGAAGGGGTCCGCTCTTCTCAGCAATGTTCAGCCCCCTATCTACTGTTATTGTTACCACCTTAGCTGCTATATTTCAACATGAAATGGTTTACACGGCAAG CTTGTTAGGCGCTATTGCTGTGATTGCTGGTTTGTACATGGTGCTGTGGGGTAAAGCTGAAGACCAGAGGGAGATCAGACAAGTGACAAATTTTATGCCACAAGTTGACCAGAGAAGTATTCAGCAAGGTTCTATAGATGAATCTTCAGGAAAGAACGTctgcaaaataaatttggaaaagCCACTTCTACCTGACAAATTCTCTAGTGTCGACAAAGTTGATGAACCTGAATGa
- the LOC7485276 gene encoding tetraspanin-8, which translates to MFRLSNNLVGILNFITFLLSIPILWAGIWLRNKGASECEKFLDTPVIVLGVFLLVVSLAGLIGACCGVSWLLWVYLVVMFLLIVVLFCFTILTFVVTNKGAGKVLSDKGYKEYRLGDYSNWLQKRVTSGKNWSKIKSCLIDAKICTDFQQRYLNDSLTVLYTRHLSALQAGCCKPPDSCGFNYQNPTTWDKTTNVTSDPDCNAWDNQSNVLCFNCNSCKAGLLDNLKSDWKKVAIINIIFLVFLIIVYSIGCCAFRNNRSENAYFSGWKHT; encoded by the exons ATGTTTCGTCTAAGCAATAACTTGGTAGGAATCCTGAACTTCATTACATTCCTGCTCTCAATCCCCATCCTGTGGGCAGGGATCTGGTTAAGAAACAAAGGAGCATCCGAATGTGAGAAATTCCTCGACACTCCAGTTATAGTTCTTGGTGTCTTCCTCTTAGTTGTCTCACTAGCCGGTCTAATTGGCGCGTGTTGTGGCGTTTCATGGCTCCTCTGGGTTTACCTCGTAGTCATGTTTCTCCTCATTGTCGTACTCTTCTGCTTCACGATTTTAACTTTTGTGGTGACCAACAAAGGTGCTGGTAAAGTTTTGTCTGATAAAGGGTATAAAGAGTATAGGCTGGGTGATTATTCGAATTGGTTGCAGAAGAGAGTGACCAGTGGGAAGAATTGGAGCAAGATTAAGAGTTGCTTGATCGATGCTAAGATTTGTACTGATTTTCAACAGAGATATTTGAATGATTCTCTCACCGTTCTCTATACTCGCCATTTATCTGCTCTTcag GCTGGCTGCTGTAAGCCACCGGATAGCTGTGgctttaattatcaaaatccGACTACTTGGGACAAGACTACAAATGTCACCTCCGATCCTGACTGTAATGCGTGGgataatcaatcaaatgttctCTGCTTTAACTGCAACTCTTGCAAGGCTGGGCTGCTGGACAACCTCAAGAGTGATTGGAAGAAGGTGGCTATTATCAACATTATATTCCTTGTATTCCTCATCATTGTGTACTCCATTGGATGCTGTGCATTCAGGAACAACAGAAGCGAAAATGCTTACTTTTCTGGATGGAAGCACACTTAA
- the LOC7465986 gene encoding tetraspanin-15: protein MAENTKPTEALAMTIAEETTKTKKEVVGNTKSEKVNQVKNYASILSIITFVLSVVILASAIWLLYMKDYDCEKLLWLPRLQIGIGIGLIFVSLISNIAVLLRSRFPVPGFFLVMVPLIVMLTMGLALVGANKLESRRLMATPKWFREKVRHNDNWENIKSCIYNTGTCDDLVSRSLNLKAFDFSIKKLSPIEAGCCKPPSICQMEYVNATFWTKVEGAVDESQQQYSDCATWQNDQNILCYNCGSCRHGFVRVMESKWRNLGVLLILMGLLLIIAHISLFVMVMWEHYN, encoded by the exons ATGGCAGAAAATACTAAACCTACAGAAGCTCTTGCAATGACAATAGCCGAAGAAACcaccaaaactaaaaaagaagtaGTGGGAAATACGAAGTCTGAGAAagtaaatcaagtaaaaaactaTGCAAGCATATTATCGATTATCACCTTTGTTCTTTCTGTTGTGATCCTTGCCTCCGCTATCTGGTTGCTTTACATGAAAGATTACGATTGTGAGAAGCTCTTATGGCTACCAAGGTTACAGATTGGTATTGGCATTGGATTGATCTTTGTTTCCTTGATTAGCAACATTGCTGTGTTGCTGAGATCACGGTTTCCTGTGCCGGGATTCTTTCTAGTTATGGTGCCATTGATCGTGATGCTCACAATGGGACTTGCACTTGTGGGAGCTAACAAGCTGGAAAGCAGGAGATTGATGGCTACACCAAAGTGGTTCAGAGAAAAAGTTCGCCATAATGACAACTGggaaaatattaaatcatgcATCTACAATACTGGAACATGCGATGATTTGGTGTCCAGGTCGTTGAATCTCAAAGCATTTGATTTCAGTATCAAGAAATTATCACCCATAGAG GCCGGATGTTGCAAACCACCATCAATATGTCAAATGGAGTACGTGAATGCCACATTTTGGACAAAAGTTGAAGGGGCTGTGGATGAATCACAACAGCAATATAGCGACTGTGCTACATGGCAGAATGATCAAAATATCTTGTGTTACAACTGTGGATCTTGTAGACATGGTTTTGTGAGAGTAATGGAAAGCAAATGGAGGAATCTTGGCGTCCTACTCATCTTGATGGGCTTACTTCTTATTATTGCTCATATATCATTATTCGTTATGGTTATGTGGGAGCACTACAATTGA